In Desulfobacterales bacterium, a single genomic region encodes these proteins:
- a CDS encoding methyltransferase domain-containing protein, whose protein sequence is MKQRNYLMESAEESVRLDMKTDPVAVEKQALWAGIKPGMRVADLGCGSGKTTFYLNKLVEPNGSAVGVDLSPQRLQYAKDHYAHETIEYICTDIRQPLADLGMFDFVWVRFVLEYYRQESPDIVKNISKILKPGGILCLIDLDCNCMRYFGHTSRLEKYLNAIMDIIQNEFNFDPYAGIKLYSYLYDTGYRDIDVKVTPHNLIFGELKDVDNFNFTKKVETIGKHSGIEFDAYEDGFDGFFKEFVEFFSDFRRFTYTPLISCCGRKPVS, encoded by the coding sequence ATGAAGCAGCGTAATTATTTAATGGAAAGTGCTGAAGAATCTGTTCGTCTTGATATGAAAACAGATCCTGTGGCGGTTGAAAAACAAGCGCTCTGGGCGGGTATCAAACCGGGGATGCGCGTTGCTGATTTGGGCTGCGGGTCAGGGAAAACCACTTTTTACCTGAACAAGCTCGTAGAACCGAATGGTTCAGCTGTTGGGGTGGACCTGTCGCCGCAGAGACTGCAATATGCCAAAGACCATTATGCCCATGAAACCATTGAGTATATATGTACCGATATACGCCAACCGCTGGCTGATCTGGGGATGTTCGATTTTGTCTGGGTACGGTTTGTGCTTGAATACTATCGTCAGGAAAGCCCGGATATTGTCAAAAATATCTCAAAGATTTTAAAACCGGGCGGAATTCTATGCCTGATCGATCTGGACTGCAACTGTATGCGGTATTTCGGTCACACCAGTCGACTGGAAAAGTATTTAAATGCCATTATGGATATTATCCAAAATGAGTTTAACTTCGATCCGTATGCCGGAATTAAATTGTATTCATACCTTTATGACACAGGCTACCGGGATATTGACGTTAAGGTCACACCCCATAACCTCATTTTCGGTGAATTAAAAGACGTCGATAATTTTAACTTTACCAAAAAAGTGGAAACCATTGGGAAGCATTCGGGGATTGAGTTTGATGCCTATGAAGATGGTTTCGACGGCTTTTTTAAAGAATTTGTCGAATTTTTCAGTGATTTCAGAAGATTTACCTACACCCCCCTTATTTCCTGCTGCGGGCGTAAGCCTGTTTCCTGA